In one window of Kitasatospora sp. MMS16-BH015 DNA:
- a CDS encoding DUF6114 domain-containing protein: MLTAGLNLARSGWSWFRAFRRTRPFWGSVWLVVGGWTVLKFSLGAIHLVTVTGFNALSGYLVGGGMMLCGLIPLALPRQRYTFGLIGTVLAVVSLVLSNLGGFLAGMLFGVLGGAMMVGWGPRRRRRAVADAGSGQ, encoded by the coding sequence ATGCTGACCGCCGGCCTCAACCTGGCTCGCAGCGGCTGGAGTTGGTTCCGCGCCTTCCGCCGCACCCGGCCGTTCTGGGGCTCGGTCTGGCTGGTGGTGGGTGGCTGGACGGTGCTCAAGTTCTCGCTCGGCGCGATCCACCTGGTGACGGTGACGGGCTTCAACGCGCTCTCCGGCTACCTGGTCGGCGGCGGCATGATGCTCTGCGGGCTCATCCCGCTGGCGCTACCCCGCCAGCGGTACACCTTCGGCCTGATCGGCACCGTGCTGGCCGTGGTCTCCCTCGTGCTCTCCAACCTCGGCGGCTTCCTGGCCGGGATGCTGTTCGGCGTCCTGGGCGGCGCGATGATGGTCGGCTGGGGCCCGCGACGCCGTCGCCGGGCGGTGGCCGATGCGGGGAGCGGGCAGTGA
- a CDS encoding YjbQ family protein: protein MADSFHTQTFEVTTGSGEVALDITDRCGAFLDTAALGRDGLLNVFVPHATAGIAVIETGAGSDDDLLAALRDLLPADSRWRHRHGSPGHGRDHVLPGLVAPHATLPVIGGRLALGTWQSVVLIDTNGDNPRRTVRLSFLG from the coding sequence ATGGCGGACTCCTTCCACACCCAGACGTTCGAGGTCACCACCGGCAGCGGGGAGGTGGCGCTGGACATCACCGACCGGTGCGGCGCCTTCCTCGACACGGCGGCCCTCGGACGTGACGGACTCCTGAACGTCTTCGTCCCGCACGCGACCGCCGGGATCGCCGTGATCGAGACCGGGGCGGGCAGTGACGACGACCTGCTCGCCGCCCTGCGCGACCTGCTCCCGGCCGACAGCCGCTGGCGGCACCGGCACGGCAGCCCCGGCCACGGCCGCGACCACGTGCTGCCCGGCCTGGTCGCTCCGCACGCCACCCTCCCGGTGATCGGCGGCCGGCTCGCGCTCGGCACCTGGCAGTCGGTGGTGCTGATCGACACCAACGGCGACAACCCGCGCCGCACCGTCCGGCTCTCCTTCCTGGGCTGA
- a CDS encoding DUF6230 family protein: MSESQERSEEGTATAPSTDPRGVTRWRRSALVAVPAVIAISAMAVAMTEGALAANLSLTAVPFTLSSNTMAAPKGLGAVMTTVNAGANPTAVTEVGLAKAGLDGICIHATQSVNLPVVGTVGTWSLNITSPAAATPLTTAQLDAGQGLQASNLILDGGAITGASATLNATATTPNQIGAGADSANIKNSGITDGSTGQFGLDATGGETDISGLKAHANGATLGGAITLPNLNIALVNGDTAGKGANGGDC; the protein is encoded by the coding sequence ATGTCCGAGAGCCAGGAAAGATCCGAGGAAGGCACCGCCACCGCACCGAGCACCGATCCGCGCGGGGTGACCCGCTGGCGCCGCAGCGCGCTGGTGGCCGTCCCCGCCGTCATCGCGATCAGCGCGATGGCCGTGGCGATGACCGAGGGGGCGCTCGCGGCGAACCTCTCGCTCACCGCCGTCCCGTTCACCCTCAGCTCCAACACCATGGCGGCGCCCAAGGGCCTCGGCGCGGTGATGACCACGGTGAACGCGGGCGCCAACCCGACCGCCGTCACCGAGGTCGGCCTGGCCAAGGCAGGTCTGGACGGCATCTGCATCCACGCCACCCAGTCGGTCAACCTGCCGGTGGTCGGCACGGTCGGCACCTGGTCGCTCAACATCACCTCCCCGGCCGCCGCCACCCCGCTCACCACGGCCCAACTCGACGCGGGCCAGGGCCTCCAGGCCAGCAACCTGATCCTGGACGGCGGCGCGATCACCGGCGCCAGCGCGACGCTGAACGCCACCGCCACCACCCCCAACCAGATCGGCGCGGGCGCCGACAGCGCCAACATCAAGAACAGCGGCATCACCGACGGCTCCACCGGCCAGTTCGGCCTCGACGCCACCGGCGGCGAGACCGACATCAGCGGCCTCAAGGCCCACGCCAACGGCGCCACCCTCGGCGGGGCCATCACCCTGCCCAACCTCAACATCGCCCTGGTCAACGGCGACACCGCCGGAAAGGGCGCGAACGGCGGCGACTGCTGA
- the lepB gene encoding signal peptidase I: MSWWRAWRGVAIGVGILLGLGVAAVAVLAVIAVRVDGHSMQPTLADGERLLPDKISQGSRLHRFDVVLLKTPGRDTTIVKRVIGLPGDRVEIDSTPAAPFTVLVQPGGTGQWYRIDQPTWPAQAHRSSNCCQPDGQRDAAPHPQTVPPGKLFFLGDNPDGSDDARTFGWGDLTTVSARIHLRVWPLTAFGSLPAGPAMTPVPAPQS, translated from the coding sequence ATGAGTTGGTGGCGGGCGTGGCGCGGAGTGGCCATCGGGGTCGGGATCCTGCTCGGGCTGGGAGTCGCGGCGGTGGCCGTACTGGCGGTGATCGCCGTCCGGGTGGACGGGCACAGCATGCAGCCGACCCTGGCCGACGGAGAGCGGCTGCTGCCGGACAAGATCAGCCAGGGCAGCCGGCTGCACCGGTTCGACGTGGTGCTGCTCAAGACGCCGGGCCGGGACACCACCATCGTGAAGCGGGTGATCGGCCTGCCCGGCGACCGGGTGGAGATCGACTCCACGCCGGCCGCACCGTTCACCGTGCTGGTACAGCCCGGCGGCACCGGCCAGTGGTACCGGATCGACCAGCCGACCTGGCCGGCCCAGGCGCACCGGAGCAGCAACTGCTGCCAGCCGGACGGCCAGCGCGACGCCGCCCCCCACCCGCAGACCGTCCCGCCCGGCAAGCTGTTCTTCCTCGGTGACAACCCCGACGGCTCCGACGACGCCCGCACCTTCGGCTGGGGCGACCTGACCACCGTCAGCGCCCGGATCCACCTGCGGGTCTGGCCGCTCACCGCCTTCGGCTCCCTGCCCGCCGGCCCGGCCATGACCCCCGTCCCGGCCCCGCAGTCCTGA
- a CDS encoding LodA/GoxA family CTQ-dependent oxidase → MLEEIVRAAVHPAIGVARIGNSPTEYYLAPEVPDPAPEPPGFYKDATGAIKREAARFRIYGYNARGEAVAELTADNAEIGWTVRLANKKAAWYQFQLALDIPDAAQAKPSELRNKDFTGERRRDLAITPDPVTVSGRDVPGTPFRNGSFVGRQVDLGELRTDGAGRLLVLGGLGVSASWDGRPVTTFANNDGWHDDTGDGPVTATVTLGGWRLPVDPAWVVVAPPDYAPAQKGVRTLYDLLYDVFVGTGALPFPAKVSFSRHIAPVLERLRDHQWVNHGFAGFYGHQGLAPFVNPEAMRRLSSNAPGRRALRRQVFDALRQHDRDQGSPVPWPWLYGDGMAVPPRTPLQHLELSPTQYRMFQYWADGDFEDDWGTVEPVRELTAVPVAEQPATLDRAALDFCLADAFHPGCEVTWPIRHPSMYQAPFRLRHRPDEDPEPPYGTVLTPQTALSVNGPLYAQAAGDLTRWMAVPWQTDTASCRSGYELALSPRYDPYLPTFWPARVPNHVLTEEDYRIVRDESRPLAERNAAFERRAVWLRGLRGQNVQQLTQMIADWYQLGIVEVREGTAGFPERMQVESTPGIDLTGVGPTDNLVSLHVPQAPDPAFTAAAVNQAVEVGGYTAAEVNAGYFDKLAPYRDQR, encoded by the coding sequence ATGCTCGAGGAGATCGTGCGCGCGGCCGTCCACCCCGCCATCGGCGTGGCCCGGATCGGCAACTCCCCGACCGAGTACTACCTCGCCCCCGAGGTGCCCGACCCGGCGCCCGAGCCGCCCGGCTTCTACAAGGACGCCACCGGGGCGATCAAGCGCGAGGCCGCCCGGTTCCGGATCTACGGCTACAACGCCCGCGGCGAGGCCGTCGCCGAGCTGACCGCCGACAACGCCGAGATCGGCTGGACGGTCCGGCTGGCCAACAAGAAGGCCGCCTGGTACCAGTTCCAGCTCGCCCTGGACATCCCGGACGCCGCCCAGGCCAAGCCCAGCGAGCTGCGCAACAAGGACTTCACCGGCGAGCGCCGCCGCGACCTGGCGATCACCCCCGACCCGGTCACCGTGAGCGGCCGGGACGTGCCCGGCACCCCCTTCCGCAACGGCTCCTTCGTCGGCCGGCAGGTCGACCTCGGCGAGCTGCGCACCGACGGGGCCGGCCGGCTCCTGGTGCTCGGCGGCCTCGGCGTCTCCGCCTCCTGGGACGGACGACCCGTCACCACCTTCGCCAACAACGACGGTTGGCACGACGACACCGGCGACGGCCCGGTCACCGCCACCGTCACCCTGGGCGGCTGGCGACTCCCGGTCGACCCGGCCTGGGTGGTGGTCGCCCCGCCCGACTACGCCCCCGCGCAGAAGGGGGTGCGCACCCTGTACGACCTGCTGTACGACGTGTTCGTCGGCACCGGCGCGCTGCCCTTCCCGGCCAAGGTCTCGTTCAGCCGCCACATCGCCCCCGTCCTGGAGCGCCTGCGCGACCACCAGTGGGTCAACCACGGCTTCGCCGGCTTCTACGGCCACCAGGGCCTGGCCCCCTTCGTCAACCCGGAGGCGATGCGCCGCCTGAGCAGCAACGCCCCCGGCCGCCGGGCGCTGCGCCGCCAGGTCTTCGACGCGCTGCGCCAGCACGACCGCGACCAGGGCTCCCCGGTGCCCTGGCCCTGGCTGTACGGGGACGGCATGGCCGTCCCGCCGCGCACCCCGCTGCAGCACCTGGAGCTCTCGCCCACCCAGTACCGGATGTTCCAGTACTGGGCCGACGGCGACTTCGAGGACGACTGGGGCACGGTGGAGCCGGTCCGCGAGCTCACCGCCGTCCCGGTCGCCGAGCAGCCCGCCACCCTCGACCGGGCCGCCCTGGACTTCTGCCTGGCCGACGCCTTCCACCCCGGCTGCGAGGTGACCTGGCCGATCCGCCACCCGTCCATGTACCAGGCCCCGTTCCGCCTCCGGCACCGCCCGGACGAGGATCCCGAGCCCCCGTACGGCACCGTGCTCACCCCCCAGACCGCGCTCTCCGTCAACGGCCCGCTCTACGCCCAGGCCGCCGGCGACCTGACCCGCTGGATGGCCGTCCCCTGGCAGACCGACACCGCCAGCTGCCGCTCCGGCTACGAACTCGCGCTCAGCCCCCGGTACGACCCCTACCTCCCCACCTTCTGGCCCGCCCGGGTGCCCAACCACGTGCTCACCGAGGAGGACTACCGGATCGTCCGCGACGAGAGCCGCCCGCTCGCCGAGCGGAACGCCGCCTTCGAGCGGCGGGCCGTCTGGCTGCGGGGCCTGCGCGGCCAGAACGTCCAGCAGCTGACCCAGATGATCGCCGACTGGTACCAGCTGGGCATCGTCGAGGTCCGCGAGGGTACCGCGGGCTTCCCGGAGCGGATGCAGGTCGAATCCACCCCCGGCATCGACCTCACCGGCGTCGGCCCCACCGACAACCTGGTCTCCCTGCACGTCCCGCAGGCCCCCGACCCGGCCTTCACCGCCGCCGCCGTCAACCAGGCCGTGGAGGTCGGCGGCTACACCGCGGCCGAGGTCAACGCCGGGTACTTCGACAAGCTCGCGCCCTACCGCGACCAGCGGTGA
- a CDS encoding DUF6114 domain-containing protein, which translates to MSEAQPGALRRARLAYRRWRRTRPFWAAVWTALGGFVIFYLPLAPVTALLHVGLGGIAGMAGGAILMALALLMLLIPSQRYTAGIITVIVGVASFPLTNLGGFFVGMLCSVLGGVMAVGWMPAKPARASWRRRRRPTNAAATPAAAPLAE; encoded by the coding sequence ATGTCCGAGGCTCAACCCGGCGCCCTCCGGCGGGCCCGGCTCGCGTACCGCCGCTGGCGCCGCACCCGCCCGTTCTGGGCCGCCGTCTGGACGGCGCTCGGCGGGTTCGTGATCTTCTACCTGCCGCTGGCCCCGGTCACCGCCCTGCTGCACGTCGGCCTCGGCGGCATCGCCGGCATGGCGGGCGGCGCGATCCTGATGGCGCTGGCCCTGCTGATGCTGCTGATCCCCAGTCAGCGCTACACCGCCGGGATCATCACGGTGATCGTCGGCGTCGCCTCCTTCCCGCTGACCAACCTCGGCGGGTTCTTCGTCGGCATGCTCTGCTCCGTGCTCGGCGGGGTGATGGCCGTCGGCTGGATGCCGGCCAAGCCCGCCCGCGCCTCCTGGCGCCGGCGGCGCCGCCCCACCAACGCCGCCGCCACGCCTGCGGCCGCGCCCCTCGCCGAGTAG
- a CDS encoding DUF6230 family protein: protein MKIRQSTRPWRARRLTAAARTAATEVATAAGSAAAGWNRRMLEEAADGTRRGTRWGRSAAVLLPAALGIGALGSSMATGVLAASFNVTNTPFTLMSNGVSGTGFGAVLNTPTIESSTGTTSNSTAMARVGFASANLAGLCGIVHQSIAGVGYSLLLTAGQQVTATPPATFTTDLNASNLYIEAPSLTASGSTTLQNAVLGMAADQVMVADSPLTGAQAGGFGLGSAGSGPGGSTVNLAGLNATANTAEIAGSLTLQSLSIRVVPGSATTC, encoded by the coding sequence ATGAAGATCCGTCAGTCAACCCGCCCGTGGCGGGCCCGTCGCCTGACCGCCGCCGCGAGGACAGCCGCAACGGAGGTGGCCACCGCCGCCGGCTCGGCCGCCGCCGGCTGGAACCGGCGGATGCTGGAGGAGGCCGCCGACGGCACCCGGCGCGGCACCCGCTGGGGCCGCTCCGCCGCCGTGCTGCTGCCCGCCGCGCTCGGCATCGGGGCACTCGGCAGCAGCATGGCCACCGGCGTGCTCGCGGCGAGCTTCAACGTGACCAACACCCCCTTCACCCTGATGTCGAACGGGGTGTCCGGCACCGGCTTCGGGGCCGTGCTCAACACGCCGACCATCGAGTCCAGCACCGGCACCACCTCCAACTCCACGGCGATGGCCCGGGTCGGCTTCGCCAGCGCCAATCTGGCCGGGCTCTGCGGCATCGTCCACCAGTCGATCGCGGGGGTCGGCTACTCGCTGCTGCTGACGGCCGGTCAGCAGGTCACCGCCACCCCGCCGGCCACCTTCACCACCGACCTCAATGCCTCCAACCTCTACATCGAGGCCCCCTCGCTGACCGCCAGCGGCAGCACCACCCTGCAGAACGCGGTGCTCGGCATGGCCGCCGACCAGGTGATGGTGGCGGACTCCCCGCTCACCGGCGCGCAGGCGGGCGGCTTCGGCCTCGGCTCGGCCGGCTCCGGCCCGGGCGGCAGCACCGTCAACCTGGCCGGGCTCAACGCGACCGCCAACACCGCCGAGATCGCCGGCTCGCTGACCCTCCAGTCGCTCTCGATCAGGGTCGTCCCCGGATCGGCCACCACATGCTGA
- a CDS encoding TetR/AcrR family transcriptional regulator: MATNREREHSPLRTRLLDTAAELIVDRGFRRLHLTEVATRAGVSRQTVYNEFGSKEGLGQELFGRELHRIAVGTLAELEANRGRLRAATEAGVGYILHEAAVNPLLRAVLTADRDGENGLLAYLTTRSGAAFDTFSSLLVSYTEEVWPEVDDLSRSLAVESVVRLTASHLLQSSADPAEAGLTEAAGRIAEIVMRVSGVVDPGPGCGPDSGPDSGPDGM; encoded by the coding sequence ATGGCCACGAACCGCGAACGCGAGCACTCTCCGCTGCGGACGCGGCTGCTCGACACCGCCGCCGAACTGATCGTCGATCGCGGCTTCCGCCGGCTGCACCTGACCGAGGTCGCCACCCGGGCCGGGGTGAGCCGGCAGACGGTCTACAACGAGTTCGGGTCCAAGGAGGGCCTGGGGCAGGAGCTGTTCGGCCGAGAGCTGCACCGGATCGCCGTCGGCACCCTGGCCGAACTCGAGGCCAACCGCGGCCGGCTGCGCGCCGCCACCGAGGCCGGGGTGGGCTACATCCTCCACGAGGCGGCCGTGAACCCGCTGCTCAGAGCCGTGCTGACGGCCGATCGGGACGGCGAGAACGGTCTGCTCGCCTACCTCACCACCCGCTCCGGCGCCGCCTTCGACACCTTCTCCTCGCTGCTGGTCTCGTACACGGAGGAGGTCTGGCCGGAGGTCGACGACCTCTCCCGCTCGCTCGCCGTCGAGTCCGTGGTGCGGCTCACCGCGAGCCACCTGCTCCAGTCCTCGGCGGACCCGGCCGAGGCCGGCCTGACCGAGGCGGCGGGGCGGATCGCGGAGATCGTGATGCGGGTCTCCGGGGTGGTCGACCCCGGACCCGGCTGCGGACCCGACTCCGGACCTGACTCCGGACCTGACGGGATGTGA
- a CDS encoding DUF6230 family protein — MTAVEAPEGRTHWRRALLVLLPALTVAGGLGGALAHGVLASGLLIQSGTIQLTTSSLYGTHYAAALVDQTVETATGTTAATHPLRMGFANGLLNGLCLAQQQQILGATYTLMITLGDTNPGSWEISTQNTVLDLRTATGTLDMDGLVDLNINGPDITTVTDPATNQPVPNPLLSPEHRFGIQAGYAKFDQVTATVDDLQLPGLLTTPNLSITVHPGTATCPAPQAPTGTPGTP; from the coding sequence GTGACCGCCGTGGAAGCTCCGGAGGGCCGGACGCACTGGCGGCGCGCCCTGCTCGTCCTGCTCCCCGCCCTCACCGTGGCCGGCGGGCTCGGCGGCGCCCTCGCCCACGGCGTGCTGGCCAGCGGGCTGCTGATCCAGAGCGGCACCATCCAGCTCACCACCAGCAGCCTCTACGGCACCCACTACGCCGCCGCCCTGGTCGACCAGACCGTCGAGACCGCCACCGGCACCACCGCCGCCACCCACCCGCTCCGGATGGGCTTCGCCAACGGCCTGCTCAACGGCCTCTGCCTGGCCCAGCAGCAGCAGATCCTCGGCGCCACCTACACCCTGATGATCACCCTCGGCGACACCAACCCGGGCAGCTGGGAGATCTCCACCCAGAACACCGTCCTCGACCTCCGCACCGCCACCGGTACCCTCGACATGGACGGCCTGGTCGACCTCAACATCAACGGCCCCGACATCACCACCGTCACCGACCCCGCCACCAACCAGCCCGTCCCCAACCCCCTCCTCAGCCCCGAACACCGCTTCGGCATCCAGGCCGGCTACGCCAAGTTCGACCAGGTCACCGCCACCGTCGACGACCTCCAGCTCCCCGGCCTCCTCACCACCCCCAACCTCTCCATCACCGTCCACCCCGGCACCGCCACCTGCCCGGCCCCCCAAGCCCCGACGGGCACCCCGGGCACGCCGTGA
- a CDS encoding tryptophan 7-halogenase: MTGARPRGGLAYEVVVVGGGPAGAAAALTLARAGRSVLLVEAAGGGPVKVGEALPSVARVLLHDLGAALDPAAHLPNYANLAAWGTPALTRTDFLRDPHGPGHHLDRPAFDRSLRTAALAAGATLRTATARPLHRSPDGWWTVSLTSHGAPQPVRCRWLIDASGRRRAVAARCGAAHHRADRLLALHLELPPATGPAESCSLVEAAPDGWWYTAPLPGRRRLLAYFTDADLDPPTAAEAFHRLLRQTRHLAERTAAHPRPDHPTPRRAPAHSAHLTTPVGVGWLAVGDAATAFDPVSSQGILTALHTGRAGAAALHAHLTGDPTALPAYVSGVATLLAAYRRNRHVVYTTESRWPERPFWRRRHRTLPTLEP; the protein is encoded by the coding sequence GTGACCGGCGCTCGGCCGCGCGGCGGACTCGCGTACGAGGTGGTGGTCGTGGGCGGCGGGCCGGCCGGGGCCGCCGCCGCGCTCACCCTGGCCCGGGCCGGGCGGTCCGTGCTGCTGGTGGAGGCGGCCGGGGGTGGGCCGGTGAAGGTGGGGGAGGCGCTGCCCTCGGTGGCCCGGGTGCTGCTGCACGACCTCGGTGCCGCGCTCGACCCGGCCGCCCACCTCCCCAACTACGCCAACCTCGCCGCCTGGGGCACCCCGGCCCTCACCCGCACCGACTTCCTCCGCGACCCGCACGGCCCCGGCCACCACCTCGACCGCCCCGCCTTCGACCGCTCCCTCCGCACCGCCGCCCTCGCGGCCGGCGCCACCCTGCGCACCGCCACCGCCCGCCCGCTCCACCGCTCCCCGGACGGCTGGTGGACGGTCTCGCTCACCTCGCACGGTGCGCCCCAGCCGGTCCGCTGCCGCTGGTTGATCGACGCCAGTGGCCGGCGCCGGGCCGTGGCCGCACGCTGCGGCGCCGCCCACCACCGCGCCGACCGCCTGCTCGCACTCCACCTCGAACTCCCGCCCGCCACCGGCCCGGCCGAGTCCTGCTCCCTGGTCGAGGCCGCCCCGGACGGCTGGTGGTACACCGCCCCGCTGCCCGGCCGCCGCCGGCTGCTCGCCTACTTCACCGACGCCGACCTCGACCCGCCCACCGCCGCCGAGGCCTTCCACCGCCTCCTCCGGCAGACCCGCCACCTCGCCGAACGCACCGCGGCCCACCCCCGCCCCGACCACCCGACCCCGCGCCGGGCGCCCGCCCACTCCGCCCACCTCACCACCCCCGTCGGCGTGGGCTGGCTCGCCGTCGGGGACGCCGCCACGGCCTTCGACCCGGTCTCCTCCCAGGGCATCCTCACCGCCCTGCACACCGGCCGCGCCGGCGCCGCCGCCCTGCACGCCCACCTGACCGGCGACCCGACCGCCCTCCCGGCCTACGTCAGCGGTGTCGCCACCCTGCTCGCCGCCTACCGCCGCAACCGCCATGTGGTCTACACCACTGAATCCCGGTGGCCCGAACGGCCGTTCTGGCGCCGTCGGCACCGCACACTGCCTACGCTGGAACCATGA
- a CDS encoding cyclopropane-fatty-acyl-phospholipid synthase family protein — MDDTTAPPRLTRLTFHGPLSEERAARMIRRLGAPATPATVLDIGCGWGEFMLRLLEATPGATGVGIDLNEDDLARGRANAKARGLAERVRFVRESAVDTAQGPADLVLCLGASHALSDAQPPEHTTAALRALRRLVAPGGRVLLGEAFWERTPTPGELSAMWPDASAAEFHELPDLVDLAIAAGFRPAWIESANLDEWDDFESAYQSDVEEWLAAYPGHPLAQETRHRVDRHRARWLRGYRGVMGLAYLTLVPVR, encoded by the coding sequence ATGGACGACACCACCGCCCCGCCGCGGCTGACCCGGCTCACCTTCCACGGCCCGCTCTCCGAGGAGCGGGCCGCCCGGATGATCCGCCGGCTCGGCGCCCCAGCCACCCCGGCCACCGTGCTCGACATCGGCTGCGGCTGGGGCGAGTTCATGCTCCGTCTCCTCGAAGCGACGCCCGGTGCGACCGGTGTCGGCATCGATCTCAACGAGGACGACCTCGCCCGCGGGCGCGCCAACGCCAAGGCCCGCGGGCTGGCCGAGCGCGTCCGCTTCGTCCGGGAGTCCGCCGTCGACACCGCCCAGGGCCCCGCCGACCTCGTTCTCTGCCTCGGCGCCAGTCACGCGCTCAGCGACGCCCAGCCACCCGAGCACACGACCGCCGCCCTGCGCGCTCTTCGCCGCCTGGTCGCCCCTGGCGGCCGAGTTCTGCTCGGCGAGGCCTTCTGGGAGCGCACGCCCACTCCGGGCGAGCTGTCGGCCATGTGGCCCGACGCCTCCGCCGCCGAGTTCCACGAGCTCCCCGATCTCGTCGACCTCGCCATCGCCGCAGGCTTCCGCCCGGCCTGGATCGAAAGCGCGAACCTCGACGAATGGGACGACTTCGAGTCCGCCTACCAGTCCGACGTCGAGGAGTGGCTCGCCGCCTACCCCGGCCACCCCCTGGCGCAGGAGACCCGCCACCGTGTCGACCGCCACCGCGCCAGGTGGCTCCGGGGCTACCGCGGTGTCATGGGCCTGGCCTACCTGACCCTCGTACCCGTGCGCTGA
- a CDS encoding GlxA family transcriptional regulator: protein MQQSVRQAVHRVVVLALPGVYPFELGIPAKAFGLAYSADGRPLYEVLTCTTDGRPVRTSEDFAVTVEHDASVIATADTVVVPAVVDPLGGGEPAAEPAAEPAAGPPAEPLAGLLTTALAELRPGTRLVAICTSAFVLAAAGRLDGRPATTHWLYADRFRALHPEIPLDPSVLYVDDGDVLTSAGSAAGMDLCLYLIRRDHGSEVANRVARYCVVPPWRDGGQAQYIDRPVPEPSGSDTAGAREWALHQLHQPIQLAELAARAEMSVRTFSRRFLAETGQTPGRWLTTQRLELARRLLESSDLPVDQVAERAGFGSASSLRGHLAAAIGVSPAAYRRTFRGRTAQGHTDQGRTDQGHTHPGRLSPSRPSLSTP from the coding sequence ATGCAGCAGTCCGTGCGGCAGGCCGTGCACCGCGTCGTCGTCCTCGCCCTCCCCGGCGTCTACCCCTTCGAACTCGGCATCCCCGCCAAGGCGTTCGGCCTCGCGTACAGCGCCGACGGCCGGCCGCTCTACGAGGTGCTCACCTGCACCACGGACGGCCGACCGGTCCGCACCAGCGAGGACTTCGCGGTCACCGTCGAGCACGACGCGAGCGTGATCGCCACCGCCGACACCGTGGTCGTCCCGGCCGTCGTCGACCCGCTCGGCGGCGGCGAACCTGCGGCCGAACCGGCGGCCGAACCGGCGGCTGGGCCGCCGGCCGAGCCGCTGGCCGGGCTGCTGACCACCGCGCTCGCCGAACTCCGGCCCGGCACGCGGCTGGTGGCGATCTGCACCTCCGCCTTCGTGCTCGCCGCCGCCGGGCGGCTCGACGGCCGGCCGGCCACCACGCACTGGCTCTACGCCGACCGCTTCCGCGCGCTCCACCCCGAGATCCCGCTCGACCCGAGCGTGCTCTACGTGGACGACGGCGACGTGCTCACCTCGGCCGGTTCGGCCGCCGGGATGGACCTCTGCCTGTACCTGATCCGGCGCGACCACGGCAGCGAGGTGGCCAACCGGGTGGCCCGGTACTGCGTGGTGCCGCCCTGGCGGGACGGCGGGCAGGCGCAGTACATCGACCGGCCCGTCCCGGAGCCGAGCGGGAGCGACACCGCCGGGGCTCGCGAGTGGGCCCTGCACCAGCTCCACCAGCCCATCCAGCTGGCCGAGTTGGCGGCGCGGGCCGAGATGAGCGTGCGCACCTTCAGCCGCCGGTTCCTGGCCGAGACCGGCCAGACCCCGGGCCGCTGGCTCACCACCCAGCGGCTCGAACTCGCCCGCCGGCTCCTGGAGTCCAGCGATCTGCCGGTGGACCAGGTGGCCGAACGCGCCGGCTTCGGCAGCGCCTCCTCGCTCCGCGGGCACCTGGCCGCCGCGATCGGCGTCTCACCCGCCGCGTACCGCCGCACCTTCCGGGGCCGCACCGCCCAAGGCCACACCGACCAGGGCCGCACCGACCAAGGCCACACCCATCCCGGCCGCTTGAGCCCGAGTCGCCCCAGCCTGTCAACCCCTTGA